The genomic window TGAAGAATGGGTGCGCCAACACTGGATTCACTATTACCTGACTGTGAAATCCTACTCTACCTCTGCTTTAATTACAGAAAAAAAGATTGTCCTGAATGGTTTAACAAAACGAATCGACCTTCTCATTACTGAAAAAACGGAACCCATAATTTTAATTGAATGTAAAGCTCCCCAGATTAAATTGACGGAAAAAACCTTTGAGCAGACCGCAAGGTACAACTCCATTATCGGGGCAAAAGAAATTATTTTAACCAATGGTTTGCAGCATATCAATGCTCATTATGAAAACGAGCAATATCGCTTTTATAAATAATATTTCAGGTTAAGGCTGAGACTGAAATTTTACACCAACCTTAACTTTAATCTTAGAAAAAGTATGAAAATTAAAAACATTATATTCGATTTTGGAGGCGTTTTAGTGGATTGGAATCCGAGATATTTCTTTAAGGAGTATTTTAATGATGATGAAAAAATGGAATACTTTCTTGAAAATATCGCTCAATCTGAGTGGAATGAAGAACAGGACAGAGGAAGATTACTATCCGAAGGTACGGAGATTCAGGTGAAAAAGTTCCCTGAGTGGGAAAAGGAAATTCGGGCGTATTACGACAACTGGACAATCATGCTGAGAAGCGACATCCCTCATAATGTAGAAGTTCTAAGAAAGCTCGGAAATACTGATTATCAACTATACGGATTAACCAACTGGTCGGAAGAAACTTTTCCTTACGCCCTCGAAAACTATGATTTTTTCCAATTATTTGATGGGAAGATCGTTGTTTCCGGAACGGAAAAATTAATAAAACCTGATCCGAAAATATGGCATGTTTTATTGGAAAGATATAACCTTCACGCTAATGAATCGGTTTTCATAGATGATAATCCGAAGAATATTGAAATGGCAAAGTCTTTAGGTTTCAATACCATTCATGTTACCCCGAAAACTGATTTGGAAAAGGAATTAATTGATTTAGGCCTTCAGTTCTAATGCACTGAAACTTTATAACATTCTATTAATCCTCATTGTAAGTTATTTTTATTAATTTAGATGAGGATTTTTTGTTTTCCACGAACAAAGCATTCAGTTTGTCATCCTGAAAGGATCTAGACTCATTTTTTGAATAACGTTGTTGAGATCCTTTCAGGATGACAAAAAGAGTGTTGAATATGTGATAAAAAATTGAAAATCCGACAAATACCCTAGCCCCGATTGTAGTGAAAATCCTTTTTTGGAAAAAAAGATTGTAACGGAAAGCGGGAAAAAGCTCCTAAAAAATTAAATTACAAAATATGATACGTTCAATCTTACTAACAGCTTTTTTTATGGCTTCAGGAACAGTTTTCAGTCAAAACCTTAAAACGGTTTCTTATCAGGACGGTTCACAAAAACTGAATGGCCTGGTAACTTCCAACGCAGGAAAAAAACTTCCGGGGGTGTTGATTCTCCCAGCCTGGAAAGGAATTGATGACGAAGCAAAAACGGCCGCCATAGAATTGGAAAAACAGGGGTATGTAGCTTTTATTGCCGATATTTATGGAGAAGGAAATATCCCAACTGACAGTGATTCTGCGGCGAAAACTTCCGGATATTACAAGAAAAATTATGACGCATACCAGAAAAGAATTTCGCTGGCTTTGGAACAATTGAAAAAAAACGGTGCCATTTCGGATAAAATTGCCGTGATCGGATATTGCTTCGGAGGAACCGGCGCCCTGGAATCTGCGAGAGGAAATCTGCCTGTAGTGGGTGTTGTCTCGATTCACGGAAGCATCGGGAAAGATCAGACCAGAAAAAACGGACTGATTTCGACGAAGATTTTAGTTGAAAATCCTGCGGATGATAAAGGGGTGACGCCAGAAGATTTTAATAATTTAATTAAAGAAATGAACGAAGGCAATGCAGACTGGCAGATCATTACATATGCACATTCCAAACATACTTTCACGGATCCAAAATCACCGGATTACAACCCAGTGATGGCCAAAAGAGCCTGGAATCATACACTGATGTTTTTGAAGGAGATTTTGAAATAAGGTTTAAATTTTAAAGATAAAAGATGCTTCGACCGGCTCAGCATGACATCGCTAAAAATATACTGTTTAATTAGACAATTAGTATTAGAATTGTCATGCTGAGCCAGCGGAAGCATTATTATTTTAACTATACACTGCCAAATCGGTGCATTTTTTAATCTACTCCTTCATCTTCCCTGTTGACCAACTCCATAGAAAACGCAGGAAGACAGATAGAAATATATTCGCACTGTTCCGGAAAAGGATTGCTGTAGCGTACCCGCGCACCTTTTTCTACCAGAATACTTTGTCCTTTTTCCAAAGTGACAATTTCCCCGTCGATTTCAAATTGTTTTTTGCCTGAAATAATGATGGTAAACTCATCAAATTCAGGAGTTTGATGCGGTTCGCTCCAGTCTGGCGGAGCAACCATGTGTGCAATTGAAATATTTGGATTTTCTGTTGAGTGCCCCCAATGCTCTTCAATCAGTTTTCCGTCCATTGTAGGAACAACAAATGGTGTTTTTTGGATTTTATATTTTTTCATAAATATTTTTTTCAATTAAGTTGTATTAAACTGAATATGTAATTTTAACCACAAAGTACACCGAGATTTTTTAACAATTAACTGCTTTTAAGAAACACAAAACCGTTTGACTACGTTGAATCTTCAATTTCACTTATAAAAACTCTCAAAGCCTTTCAGTTATGATTATATAGATACTTAAAGATTAAAAATCTACTAAATCAGCATAATCTGCGAGATAAATTTTTAATCTAAATCTAAATAGTTTTCTTTTTTATCTCATAAACAAAATTCGTTCTCGTCGGCTCTCCGAAATAGGCAACTTCCTCTTCCGCTACTTTTTTTCCACCAATCCTTTCCAATGCAATTTGTGAACGAAAATTTTCTTTTCCGATATGAAAATGAACCGTATCCACAAACTGAAAAATATAGTCGAGCATTAATTTTTTAATCTGAGGATTGATTCCCTTTCCCCACGATTGGGTTCCATAAAAAGTATATCCTATAAAGATACTGTTCTTTTTTTCATCAAAATCATAAAAACGGGTACTTCCCAAAACATTTCCCGTGCTTTTTTCAACAATTTTAAAGGCACCTTTGCTTTCCATCGCTCCTTTGAAAAAATTTTCGAAAACTTCTCTTTGGTAACGGTCTTTGTTGGGATGCTGTTCCCAGACTTTCGGGTCTGAAGCCACTTCATATAGAGACTCAAAATCCCCTTGCTGTAAGGGGATTAATTGGTATTCCTGATTTTCTAAAACAGTCTGAATAGAAAAATTCATTTCTTAGCTTTTTGTTTTATTAGCGTCAGCTTCTATTTTTTTGATCTCTTTTAATTTATCTGCAATCTTAGTTACAGCGTCCGGACTTGATGGTTTTAAAGCGACCTCAGCCTGAGCCATATCCCATTTCAATACTAAATTTGCAGAATTTTCTCCTGTCGGGTTTAAAGTAATTTCAAACCATTCCTGCTTGTCAGCCAGCTTATTTACAGGAACAGTAACATCTACCACATCCTGTTTTGGATCGTAGGTATAAGCGCCCCATTGCTGGAAATCTTTATTTAAGATCACTTTCCATTCCTTTTCTGTCGGAATGATGAATAATCCGTAAGTCCCTGCAGGAACTATTTTTCCTCCAAAGTTTACCGATTGTCCGAATGTAATTTTGGTTGATGAGTTGGCTCCTGCTCTCCAAACCTGTCCGTAAGGCACCAGTTCTCCGAAGATTTTGCGGCCTTTTACGCCCGGTCTTCCGTAATCAACGGTGATTTTAGACATTGAAAACTGCTGTTCCACTTTCTGACGCGGACTCGCTGCCGGTACCGAGTAATCCTGAGCAAAACTGAAAGCCGAAGCTGATATGCAAAGTGCAAATAGTAACTTTTTCACGTGTAAATTTTTGTTTAAAATTACAAAATCAAAACAGAATAGCCTTCTCCAATTCCAATAATTTTTGCTTTCTCCAGATTCCTCCCGCATAGCCCACCAATTCGCCATTGGAACCGATCACACGGTGACAGGGAATTAAAATCGCAATTTTATTAATTCCGTTTGCCGTTCCCACTGCGCGGATTGCCTTAAGGTTTCCTAATTTTTCCGACTGCTGCTTGTAAGTCCGAATCTCTCCCATCGGGATTTCTCTCAAAAGCTGCCAGACTTTCTCCTGAAACTCAGTCCCTTTGATGAATAACGGAACTTCAAACGAGCTTCTTTTCCCTTCAAAATATTCGTTTAATTCATTTTCCAGTTGTTTGAAATGCTCGTGTTCTTTTTCCGTAATTTCGGCATTTAAAGCTTTAGATAATGATTTGAACTGCTTTTCAATATTTTTCCGGTCGGTGAATTCCAGAAGACAAATTCCTTCGTCTACGGCACAGGCGATCATTTCTCCGAGCGGGGTTTGGATGGTTTTTTGGTGTATTTCCATTTTAATTTAAATAAAAAACCTCATAAGCATAAAAAACTTATGAGGTTTAAATTTATATAATTTTTTATTAATATCCGTAAATCGCAGAGACTTTCAGACCTGTATTGCCCGGATAGTCATACTGAAGATAAATAGTTCCCGGAAGATCGTTGTTTTGATAATTATAATGAAAATTTGTTGTCTCAAGAAGAATTTCTGAAGGATATATCCAATAAGATTTTTTCACAACAACATTATTTTTCGAAATTTGCGAATAATCCTGCAACATAAAAACATTAAATGCATATTCCGGAAGAGCCAGGATTCTGTTTCTGTCTATTAAAGAATTTGGATTATTTTTCTGATCATATTCATACCTTACTTCTTTAGTAAAAACAGGTGAATTATCATAAGCAAACTGTACTTTCGTTACATTTCCATTATTTAAAAATATCTTTGAAGTTTCTTTTAAAACCCCAGGATTATTTAAGTATTTATTATAATATTTTGCAATGATAATATCGGATGAAGGGTATTCAAACAGTGTATAAGTCGTATTTCCTGAAAAGTCTGCAATAGGATTTTCAGAAGAAATTATTTTGTTATTGGCGTCACAGACAATATTTCTTTTAACATTAAGAGGTTGATGACTAGCCAAATCAGGATAAATATATCCGCTAATAGTAATCGCACTTAATGAATTGTTGTTATAGGTTAAATTTTCCGTGTAGTTATTGTGCAAATCCCAGACTTTTACAAGTTTGTTTTGATTATATTCAAATTGAAAATCCAGTTTCTCAGAAAGCGAAGCATTTCCGTTTGTAATATTCTCATCCTGAATAGTAAGGGTCTGAATTTTTGAAGAATTGAAGGTCTGATTATCCGAATCACCAGAATCTCCACAAGATAAAAAAGAAAGAAAGCAAATTCCCAGCAGATATTTTTTCATACATGATTATTAATTTTGCAAAAGTATAAAAATTGGTATCTAAATAAAAGTTTCATTTAAAAGCAAAGTAATTTCTCCTTTTTTAAATATTTGAAAGCTTTGGCTAAGTCATATTCTCTACTTCTAAATAAGAAATCAATGATAAATTATCAATAAATCTGCAGTTTTTCAAACTATCTTGTACCATCCTGTACTAATAATTTTTTATTCAGAAAATTTTTATACTTTTAAAAAATGATAAAATACCCGGGCTGAAAAATCAATGATAAATTAAAAAAATTATGCAATCGATTAACCCATCTTTAATTTTTTCTGAAAGAGCGATTAATTGATTAAAAGTCATAATATATTCCGGGCAAATCATGTAATAAAATATTTCACAAAATAATATAAGCCAATGAATAATACCCAACCCGGAAACTCGTTTTCTTCTTCAAAAAAGAAAAATTATTACTTTCCACTCATCCTGATAACGAGTTTATTTTTCTTCTGGGGATTTATCCATAATCTCGATCCGATCTTGATTAAACATCTGCGAAGTGCTTTTCAACTGAGTCATTTCCAGGCTTCATTAGTCGATTCATCTGTTTTTGCAGCGTACTTTTTACTGGCCATTCCTGCCGGACTGATTATTCAAAAATATGGCTACAAAACTGGGATTTTGGTAGGTTTATTCTTCTTCGCCGCCGGATGTTTTCTGTTTGTTCCTGCAGCCAATACCATCAGTTATCCATTTTTTCTAGCCGCACTTTTCATTTTGTCTTGCGGACTTGCAATTCTGGAAACCGCAGCCAATCCTTATATTACCATTTTAGGCGAACCCGAAAAAGCAACACAAAGACTCAACTTCGCCCAGTCTTTCAATGGTTTGGCAGCTTCTATTGCTCCTATTATTGGTGGGATTTTCATTCTAGGTGAAGAACCCAAATCTCAGGAAGAACTTGCCGGACTTGATCAGGCCGCCAAACTAGCCTATATTCAAGCCGAAACTTCACTGGTAAAAGGACCCTACATCATATTAGGGCTGATCATTCTTTTGGTTATGTTTTTATTTTTATTGATAAAACTACCGGAGGTGGCGGAAAATAAAGAAAAATCAACAAAGAACTTCCTGCAGGTTTTAGGCGTAAAAAATGTCGGATGGGGTGTTCTTGCCCAGTTTTTTTATGTCGGTGCCCAAATTTACGTTTTCAGTTTCCTTCTTGTTTTTGCAGAAGATGCAATCGACATGAAAGGTCAGGAAGCGAAGTATTATGCGGGTGTAGCAGGATTTTTATTCATGATAGGGCGTTTTATCGGTACTTTTTTCATGAAATATATCTCACCTCAAAAATTGCTGAGCATTTACAGTATCATCAGTATCGTTCTCAGCATCTGGGTTATTGTGGGATCAGGAATTTCAACGTTATATGCATTGGTTTCAATAACATTTTTTATGTCAATCATGTTTCCGACAATTTTTGCGTTGGGAATAGAAGGAGCCGGTTCGGAAACAAAACCTGCTTCCAGCTTGCTAATCATGTCAATCGTCGGAGGGGCAATCATACCTCCCATTGCAAGTAAAATCACCGATATTTCAGGGAACATTCATTTCTCTTATGTCGTACCTTTAGTCTGTTTTATCATCGTATTTTTATTTTCATTAAGATTTAGAAATAAAAAAATCTCATCAATAAATGTAGAAGCTTAAAATGAGCAATTTAATTTTAAAAATAAATCAAAAAGACAATGTTTTAGTAGCCTTACAGGATATCCATGCAGGTACCGAAATCATTTTCGAAGGAGTAACTTACACCACTTTAGAAGCCATCCCCGCCAAACATAAATTCTTTATGAATGATATGAAACAGGGTGATGAGATCTTCATGTATGGCGTTTTGGTAGGCAAGGTACAATACGATCTGT from Chryseobacterium wanjuense includes these protein-coding regions:
- a CDS encoding type I restriction enzyme HsdR N-terminal domain-containing protein — translated: MELPKLNFQETFDFKFKRDKDKFFIYDLVRKAYLLLTPEEWVRQHWIHYYLTVKSYSTSALITEKKIVLNGLTKRIDLLITEKTEPIILIECKAPQIKLTEKTFEQTARYNSIIGAKEIILTNGLQHINAHYENEQYRFYK
- a CDS encoding DUF2911 domain-containing protein, with the translated sequence MKKLLFALCISASAFSFAQDYSVPAASPRQKVEQQFSMSKITVDYGRPGVKGRKIFGELVPYGQVWRAGANSSTKITFGQSVNFGGKIVPAGTYGLFIIPTEKEWKVILNKDFQQWGAYTYDPKQDVVDVTVPVNKLADKQEWFEITLNPTGENSANLVLKWDMAQAEVALKPSSPDAVTKIADKLKEIKKIEADANKTKS
- a CDS encoding cupin domain-containing protein; translation: MKKYKIQKTPFVVPTMDGKLIEEHWGHSTENPNISIAHMVAPPDWSEPHQTPEFDEFTIIISGKKQFEIDGEIVTLEKGQSILVEKGARVRYSNPFPEQCEYISICLPAFSMELVNREDEGVD
- a CDS encoding methylated-DNA--[protein]-cysteine S-methyltransferase; translated protein: MEIHQKTIQTPLGEMIACAVDEGICLLEFTDRKNIEKQFKSLSKALNAEITEKEHEHFKQLENELNEYFEGKRSSFEVPLFIKGTEFQEKVWQLLREIPMGEIRTYKQQSEKLGNLKAIRAVGTANGINKIAILIPCHRVIGSNGELVGYAGGIWRKQKLLELEKAILF
- a CDS encoding dienelactone hydrolase family protein is translated as MIRSILLTAFFMASGTVFSQNLKTVSYQDGSQKLNGLVTSNAGKKLPGVLILPAWKGIDDEAKTAAIELEKQGYVAFIADIYGEGNIPTDSDSAAKTSGYYKKNYDAYQKRISLALEQLKKNGAISDKIAVIGYCFGGTGALESARGNLPVVGVVSIHGSIGKDQTRKNGLISTKILVENPADDKGVTPEDFNNLIKEMNEGNADWQIITYAHSKHTFTDPKSPDYNPVMAKRAWNHTLMFLKEILK
- a CDS encoding HAD family hydrolase codes for the protein MKIKNIIFDFGGVLVDWNPRYFFKEYFNDDEKMEYFLENIAQSEWNEEQDRGRLLSEGTEIQVKKFPEWEKEIRAYYDNWTIMLRSDIPHNVEVLRKLGNTDYQLYGLTNWSEETFPYALENYDFFQLFDGKIVVSGTEKLIKPDPKIWHVLLERYNLHANESVFIDDNPKNIEMAKSLGFNTIHVTPKTDLEKELIDLGLQF
- the fucP gene encoding L-fucose:H+ symporter permease; translated protein: MNNTQPGNSFSSSKKKNYYFPLILITSLFFFWGFIHNLDPILIKHLRSAFQLSHFQASLVDSSVFAAYFLLAIPAGLIIQKYGYKTGILVGLFFFAAGCFLFVPAANTISYPFFLAALFILSCGLAILETAANPYITILGEPEKATQRLNFAQSFNGLAASIAPIIGGIFILGEEPKSQEELAGLDQAAKLAYIQAETSLVKGPYIILGLIILLVMFLFLLIKLPEVAENKEKSTKNFLQVLGVKNVGWGVLAQFFYVGAQIYVFSFLLVFAEDAIDMKGQEAKYYAGVAGFLFMIGRFIGTFFMKYISPQKLLSIYSIISIVLSIWVIVGSGISTLYALVSITFFMSIMFPTIFALGIEGAGSETKPASSLLIMSIVGGAIIPPIASKITDISGNIHFSYVVPLVCFIIVFLFSLRFRNKKISSINVEA
- a CDS encoding GNAT family N-acetyltransferase, with translation MNFSIQTVLENQEYQLIPLQQGDFESLYEVASDPKVWEQHPNKDRYQREVFENFFKGAMESKGAFKIVEKSTGNVLGSTRFYDFDEKKNSIFIGYTFYGTQSWGKGINPQIKKLMLDYIFQFVDTVHFHIGKENFRSQIALERIGGKKVAEEEVAYFGEPTRTNFVYEIKKKTI